The following coding sequences lie in one Ostrinia nubilalis chromosome 2, ilOstNubi1.1, whole genome shotgun sequence genomic window:
- the LOC135081757 gene encoding lipopolysaccharide-induced tumor necrosis factor-alpha factor homolog, whose translation MASGATTSAPVPSANAGPLLLGPENTILDCPFCHHQIKTAVQYTNNSGTHIAAALWGRICFLCCIPYCGESAKNADHYCPNCAKYLGTYRR comes from the exons ATGGCTTCTGGGGCAACTACGTCAGCGCCAGTACCATCGGCAAATGCG GGTCCGTTACTTCTGGGTCCAGAAAATACCATCTTGGATTGCCCGTTCTGCCATCACCAAATCAAGACCGCCGTGCAGTACACCAATAACTCGGGGACGCACATCGCAGCCGCCTTGTGGGGCCGAAT TTGCTTCCTCTGCTGTATCCCCTACTGCGGGGAGTCTGCCAAGAACGCGGACCACTACTGCCCTAACTGCGCCAAATACCTCGGAACTTATCGTAGATAA
- the LOC135081750 gene encoding lipopolysaccharide-induced tumor necrosis factor-alpha factor homolog yields MDDDGLPLYPQVYPNAKMERKEPVPQMAPAAVPPMQTGQLLGPENTVTVCQFCKASIKTAVKFTTTSRTHIAAALWGLLCCLCCVPYGAESAKNSDHYCPNCQRYLGTYVK; encoded by the exons ATGGACGACGACGGACTGCCCCTTTATCCTCAGGTTTACCCCAACGCCAAA ATGGAGCGTAAGGAACCAGTCCCTCAGATGGCACCGGCTGCAGTCCCACCAATGCAG ACTGGCCAGTTGCTAGGCCCAGAGAACACTGTCACAGTGTGTCAGTTCTGCAAAGCATCCATCAAGACTGCTGTCAAGTTCACCACGACGTCGCGCACACACATCGCCGCTGCACTTTGGGGCCTGTTATG ttgccTCTGCTGCGTGCCATATGGAGCAGAGTCCGCGAAGAATTCGGACCACTACTGCCCCAACTGCCAGCGTTACCTCGGAACCTACGTCAAGTAG